The proteins below come from a single Aegilops tauschii subsp. strangulata cultivar AL8/78 chromosome 6, Aet v6.0, whole genome shotgun sequence genomic window:
- the LOC109766338 gene encoding heterodimeric geranylgeranyl pyrophosphate synthase large subunit 1, chloroplastic isoform X2 — protein sequence MASKAMTVNEALDRALPLGHPERLFESMRYSLFAGGKRVRPMLALAACELVGGDEAAALPVACAVEMVHTMSLIHDDLPCMDDDHLRRGRPTNHVAFGVSTALLAGDALLARAFEHVARECTEHGVPADRALRAVAELASAVGTDGLVAGQVVDLASEGADVDLATLEYIHVHKTARLLEAAAVCGGIVSGGADEEIEGIRRYARYVGLLFQVVDDVLDVTRTSEQLGKTAGKDIATDKATYPKLMGMDGARAYAAELVASAEAELDRFDGTRTEPLRHLAHFIAYRQH from the coding sequence ATGGCGTCCAAGGCAATGACCGTGAATGAAGCGCTCGACCGCGCTCTGCCGCTTGGGCACCCTGAGCGCCTCTTTGAGTCCATGCGCTACTCTCTCTTCGCGGGTGGCAAGCGGGTGCGCCCCATGCTTGCGCTCGCCGCGTGCGAGCTAGTGGGCGGTGATGAGGCCGCTGCCCTGCCGGTGGCCTGCGCCGTCGAGATGGTCCATACCATGTCGCTCATCCACGACGACCTCCCTTGCATGGACGATGACCACCTCCGGCGCGGCCGCCCCACAAACCACGTTGCCTTTGGCGTCAGCACCGCGCTGCTCGCGGGGGACGCGCTCCTGGCGCGTGCGTTCGAGCACGTCGCCCGGGAATGCACGGAGCATGGCGTGCCGGCCGACCGCGCACTCCGCGCTGTGGCAGAGCTCGCCAGCGCCGTGGGCACGGACGGGCTCGTGGCGGGGCAGGTTGTGGACCTTGCCAGCGAGGGTGCagacgtcgacctggccacgctAGAGTACATCCACGTGCACAAGACGGCACGACTCCTAGAGGCCGCGGCGGTGTGCGGCGGCATCGTCTCCGGAGGAGCCGATGAAGAGATCGAGGGCATCCGGCGGTACGCACGTTACGTCGGCCTGCTATTCCAGGTAGTGGATGACGTGCTGGACGTGACACGCACATCCGAGCAGCTGGGGAAGACGGCAGGGAAGGACATTGCGACCGACAAGGCAACGTACCCGAAGCTGATGGGCATGGACGGGGCGCGTGCGTACGCGGCAGAGCTTGTGGCGAGCGCTGAGGCAGAGCTAGACCGCTTCGACGGTACTCGTACAGAGCCTCTGCGTCACCTCGCGCACTTCATTGCGTACCGGCAGCACTGA
- the LOC109766338 gene encoding geranylgeranyl pyrophosphate synthase 7, chloroplastic isoform X1 gives MAEKARSFNQININATSSSKFSRKLHLPPRSTSLHAKKSTPSLVRCALTSTSTVFKDKDPFSLERYMASKAMTVNEALDRALPLGHPERLFESMRYSLFAGGKRVRPMLALAACELVGGDEAAALPVACAVEMVHTMSLIHDDLPCMDDDHLRRGRPTNHVAFGVSTALLAGDALLARAFEHVARECTEHGVPADRALRAVAELASAVGTDGLVAGQVVDLASEGADVDLATLEYIHVHKTARLLEAAAVCGGIVSGGADEEIEGIRRYARYVGLLFQVVDDVLDVTRTSEQLGKTAGKDIATDKATYPKLMGMDGARAYAAELVASAEAELDRFDGTRTEPLRHLAHFIAYRQH, from the exons ATGGCAGAGAAG GCAAGATCATTCAATCAGATAAACATCAATGCAACCAGTTCCTCCAAATTCAGTCGCAAGCTCCATCTTCCTCCAAGAAGCACTTCACTTCATGCCAAGAAATCCACACCCAGCCTCGTACGGTGCGCTCTGACGAGCACCAGCACCGTGTTCAAGGACAAGGATCCCTTCAGCCTCGAGCGATACATGGCGTCCAAGGCAATGACCGTGAATGAAGCGCTCGACCGCGCTCTGCCGCTTGGGCACCCTGAGCGCCTCTTTGAGTCCATGCGCTACTCTCTCTTCGCGGGTGGCAAGCGGGTGCGCCCCATGCTTGCGCTCGCCGCGTGCGAGCTAGTGGGCGGTGATGAGGCCGCTGCCCTGCCGGTGGCCTGCGCCGTCGAGATGGTCCATACCATGTCGCTCATCCACGACGACCTCCCTTGCATGGACGATGACCACCTCCGGCGCGGCCGCCCCACAAACCACGTTGCCTTTGGCGTCAGCACCGCGCTGCTCGCGGGGGACGCGCTCCTGGCGCGTGCGTTCGAGCACGTCGCCCGGGAATGCACGGAGCATGGCGTGCCGGCCGACCGCGCACTCCGCGCTGTGGCAGAGCTCGCCAGCGCCGTGGGCACGGACGGGCTCGTGGCGGGGCAGGTTGTGGACCTTGCCAGCGAGGGTGCagacgtcgacctggccacgctAGAGTACATCCACGTGCACAAGACGGCACGACTCCTAGAGGCCGCGGCGGTGTGCGGCGGCATCGTCTCCGGAGGAGCCGATGAAGAGATCGAGGGCATCCGGCGGTACGCACGTTACGTCGGCCTGCTATTCCAGGTAGTGGATGACGTGCTGGACGTGACACGCACATCCGAGCAGCTGGGGAAGACGGCAGGGAAGGACATTGCGACCGACAAGGCAACGTACCCGAAGCTGATGGGCATGGACGGGGCGCGTGCGTACGCGGCAGAGCTTGTGGCGAGCGCTGAGGCAGAGCTAGACCGCTTCGACGGTACTCGTACAGAGCCTCTGCGTCACCTCGCGCACTTCATTGCGTACCGGCAGCACTGA